The Cydia amplana chromosome 1, ilCydAmpl1.1, whole genome shotgun sequence DNA segment acttttacgataaatcgtgttagatatctattagatgtgcattagatctctaagtaatatcttgtggaaatcgttcaagagtatctccagaatcgcggaaatgtcaaatttgacaggttagatcttaaacatatcgttatcgtatcttggcgatgtctaaaagatatctaatagatgtctattacaaaatccgaatcgggcccaaagacACAAAACTCATGAACAAAAATCTACTTTGTAATAACCCTAAATGGCGGAGAGAGCATAAATCATGTTATAAACAGATTTACCAGAGAAGTTGACGTATAACGCGGAACTCGCAGCGCAGAACTGAATTATGCATGCATGTTTCCTTCGGCGCCTGAAGCTACCAAACAATTTAGTTCGAACtttgtaatttatttcaaggTTCATTCTATTGTGTTGCTTATATATTCGAGATTTAAAATGAAATGTGAGCTGGCGATTGGACTAACAAAGACTGGCATGTTAAAtgactaaactaaattaaattaatgacacctatttacttaattttttttttttaaatttaaaaattaaaattttaactgtttatttttctaTAGTATAACATTACAATTACTTAGTACTAATCTTACATTTTTAAGATTATATGAACTAAGGGACATGGGGAGCAACCCCTATGAAATTATtgcattattaaatattttacatgctaCTGAGTCTTTTTACATTTATCTCTATCAGTGCCATTTTAACAATAGCCTTGATATTACTAGGTTTCTTATTTATGTTTTCAATTACATCACTGGGAAAGCTGTTTAGAGCTTTAGGGATGCAAGAGGACCAAATTCTATTAccatattcattattatttttagtagtCATCATAAAATTAGGTTCATTGGGTAGACTGCGAAGGTTATTTGGCCTATTATATCTATTCAGCTCTCCTAGACAATGCTTATATTCTAGGATTACAGCCAGTTTAGCCTTATCATATACACTTAGCACTCTGCAATAATTAAACAAGTTTTCATAATTATATCTgaattgttgttttatttttagttacttACCTAAATAGTTTTTCTCCGAACTAAGTAACGAAATGAGCAGAGGTTGTTTTCAATAACAACTAAGGCaaataacttaatatttattaaaataaataaaggtaaaacTTTTACAAGACtaaatttttttattaggtaattatatCTATCACAACATTAGATTCGCGAATCTTGGATCTTTCGGTATTGACGAGTTTCTATTTGACTTTGATcacacaaaaatttttttgggctTTAAGATATTAATAAGAacgatattatttttaagagaatgaTATGAAATAAATTAAGGTGACGTTGTAATGTCTCTGTTCCTAGCTAATTATAGTTTGAgagtaacctaacctaacctacctgttcggtaagagaaaagtcgtggaaagtatggggcccaatacattccacgactcttctcttaccGAACAGCCTCTAACAAATATTACAAAACAGCCTTTGTCTTGTCTTagttcagtaggtacctattcatgtCGCAtagaatttaaaatattttaattttcctctttatttttaatcatattactataattttcttatttttttatgtttgaagCCTACTTCAAAAGGTCTAGACTTAGTCCCTAGCTGGCCCGGGTCGATCAATAGCTCCCACGCATCCCACGCATGCGTCGTGCTCACGGGACCCAAACCAGGAGAGACCAGGCTACACAACACCGCCGATTTACACCTCAAATAAACCAACTATCCATACTTTCCTCGAGAAAATGAGTCCAGATCCTGAAACTGAAGGTatttataaaaactttattatatttgtGACGTATTTAATGCGTTTACACATAGTGTTTACTGTGACAATGTTGTATACGTAGGCGGCAAATTTTGGAACTAATGTTTTCGATACAGAATTGTGTGGGTCGTATTCATGAAGCGCTTTTCTCAAGTGTAAGAACAAAATTGTTGTGCTCGGGGAAGAAATGTGAAGAGGTTATGTTGTAAAAAGTTAGGTTATCATTTATTGTATTAGGTGGGTCGCAATAGGTGGGTTTCCTTAGTTATTTACATTACCTCCAAATCCGAATAACACAAATACAATCTCCTCATTCCTatctaatataaaataactGGTTTTGATTGCATTTAAACTGCAGATATATCCTTAAGATTATGAGACTTTTTCACTTGAGATCGATTTGCCTTATTTAATTTTCGGATGGAAACTGCAGCTGCGTTACTGGTGCGGCTTTACTGCTGTGAAATTTAGGTCATTGTTAATTTACTTGACACAATGAGGGACGTTCTAAGCCGCATTACCTAATAAGTACTGCCGCGATTTGAACGTTTAATCCGTCACTAATTATATCAAGGGAATTGACTGCGACAGAGCCATGCTATACTTAATGCTAAACTAATAGTCTTCGACTATTTTATTATGactattatatttattgatttattatcTAAGGAGCAAATACTGACCAAAAATGACTGATTGTgagataggtatacatattaccaattGCAAAATagctataatttatttattttgtttcagcGTCCGAGGACATGCTAGAATCAATAGACGAACTGAAAGAACGGCTGTCCTCCATGAAGCGGCTGATGGAGGAGCGCAAGGCCGCCGGCACAGGCACCAAGGACCTGTTCCAAGGCCACGCGGCCAGCCTGCAGGGCACCAACATGATCGACGGCAACTTCCTGAGCTTCGTGTTCGGAGGCTCGCTGGTTGTCATCCTCAGTGTATCCGTGTACGCCTTCTACAACTTGTATCATGCTGTTCTTAAGAAGTTCCCCTCTACTCATACGGAGTTGTAATGGACTGTGTGCGATATAGATAAGGGTGGTTTTTAATGCGCGAGTGAGGTATTATAATGTAAGGTCTTCTTGAATAAAtctcttttttatttttgtgttactCATTTGCTAGGGGCGCACATATAAATAGCGGCTAATTATCTAACATCTCTTACAGGCGTATTATGATTTTAGTAACATATTTTATGGTTGAAGAAACGGAGCCACTGTCGCCGACAGTTTTAGTAACACTAGGTTAAACTATCAATGTTTAGGTACTGCAAAGTATAAAACCTATGACATCTGACAGCTCATGCCAGAAGCTCTACcgcgaaaaatgaaaattgacatttCTGTATCTGCGTCTCCttcactcgaatatgcaagagcgatagagaggcagatagcgAAATTTCGTTTTTCGTGGCAGGCCCTCAGCCAATGGTTTAAATTTTTACCGTAGCGAGCGTTTCAGCTTTCCCCACCACCCGCTTTGAACGCAGAGAATAGTTCGATATCAAGTACGAGTAACAAGCCAAATTCGTCAGTATAGTTTGCAAATGAGTCATTTGAAATGACACTTCATTTCGAATAAAACGTCAACTCGGCTGATAGAGTCAggccaagataagtctgcaacgattttgatagcaaacgtagcgcaagtgttattttaaacatcaaacttctatgaaattattacgtataaataacacttgcactgcgtgtgctatcaaaatcgttgcagacttaggTAACTCGGTCTAACTCTATTAGAATAGAGGGCAAATCAAATTGGTTTCTTTTTCAGAAGTGTTCCAAACAGGTCGTAATTTGCGGTTTTAAAGCGTATCATTAAAGATATATGTGTAGATAAATGGTTTTATTACGAAAtaatgcatattaaaaatatacttattcaAATAACGTGTTCTCAACCTTCCGCGCTCAGAAACTATCGCATCAAATTGAAATTGATGCCATTATCAATAAGCCACCTCGAccctattaaatgtaaaatcatATTTATAGGAAAGTTAACCCTCATTTATGTTGGATAATATTGAGTATATGGCGTCTAAAGTATAAACTATTATGGCACGTGTACCTAATGCTGAAATATCATCTTCAAGTTAGCTTGAAGTTAGCTTATGTTATGCTCCCTGTAATAACAGCTCAGACTAATTTCAAATTCAAGTGTTGAAGGCTCTATCAAAACCAATCTCAGCACATGACAATTCAAACTCAGCGTCAAGCGTTTAAGGTCTAATTTAGCTGAACAACTACTGAAAATAACTGCCCAGTTTCTCGTTTAAATTAGGACTGTAGTAGCATGACATTAGAGTTGAGAATAGTGTAGCGATGATAAAGCAAAATGGAGGTCAGCAGTTGCATAATGCAGTTTGCAAATTGCTCTAAACGCGTGCCAGGTTAGCGTTTTGTCCGGGAATACGTGTACCTAAGATAGATTTAAATGTTTGTCTTAGTAAATAGGAAAGTTCTTCAGTCAAATTTGAAATTCATGAAAGTGCAAGTATTTGCGTTAGTATGTCCCAAAGATTGATCGTATAACACACGTAGGTACAGTCTAATAAGAAAAACTTACGTCCTCGAGTTACGTCATATACTGTTTTGTGAGAacttgtcaaacgtcaacttctGACAATCAGAACTACCGCATAATGATTGGATctttacagcgccatctacactGTAAAATTGGAAGCACGTAGTTAATTTGTATATTCATAAGTTGTCCATAGCATAGCCTCATAAAGCCTCGCTCGCTTGATGTCTCGAGCTCAATTCGAGcttacattttgatgtcaataTGATATTTATCTAAAATGATGTcaatttgttatcattcgcccgtgcGTTTCGTTCTTGCCTATACTTGTTGTTGaccaaaatgttttattatttagatGAATATttaagttcgaattggctttCTGAGTGGCGAAGGCGGGTAATGTATCTCGTCAAATATAGAAGAccacacttttattttgtattgttgttGAGGTGAAAAGTTGTACTTGCAACACGAGactaacggcgcgattcgggaaatgaattagagattcattagatatgaaatagtaaagatatgtgacgttccacggcaaaaggtaccttatagcggctgcgcttacgctattattaacgccgctccaataatcagccggggcaatggtacctttttgccgtggaacgtcacatatctttactatttcatatctagtgaatctctaaatcatttcccgaatcgcgacGTAATATTTGCGCCTCGTGCCTTTGACgcgattttttatatttatattcttGGATTTATAAATCTTTCGCTTGTTATATAAATCGCACTCGTAGCAGAATATCacttatatcatcatcatcatcatcttagcCTTCATCCCATATCCTAGGGTTTGGGATCGGCAGAAGATTActtacaaagaaaaaaaaagtatgtGTAACTCAAAAATATACTTCCTGAGTCGATaaccaaattattattaattatcgtTGAAGATATGAGTACCTGCTTTGattttgtagatagatataGCAGTCTTCGCTGTAAACATTTCAAAAGTTGTGTAAGTAATTTGTGTGCGGCATTAAATATTAAAGGAAAGTAATCTTTAATTTCAAATATAGGACACGAAATTTTAATATTGGATAAGCTTGAATGaagtatagtacattattgcagaggccgggaaagggcaattcgtggatgagtttcgattttgtcggacgacgcgaagcggagtccgacaaagaagacgaatccacgaattgctattcctgccgaggcatatatagtgcttttctccaaacatgcgaggaaataaggtaaaataataattatttaagcatcaagcatcactcaaatcgaaccttcacatcaaaaatgtcaaaaacaatttccctctttaatacattttttaaagttaagggtacaaacttattctgccagtcagtaccattcaatattcgttcattcaatataattgtgcaatatagttggtcaaacctatttgtcagtcagtaagaactatACCGGTCCATCGTttacttttgggtgctagtaactagtgtaagacaaagatagtatgattctctctgtctatgtttgaaatgagaaagtcctttgaaatatataagctttatgaacacggatgagatccttaaaaaaatataaaaataatctttgattttattaagcagtattcgcacgatcatacacgagcacaacggtcttgtaagaaagagacaagtaaggtcgtttatcttactatctcactctatcctatagcttgaaatgatagctgatcgggtcgtgtagacgcggctcgcggctataataattggctgtttgcgttttttatttttaaaaagtaaaaaacactacagtaataacttattactgtagtgtttttttcattcccgtccgctagaacaggacagcgatagtttgattttttttaattagagtttgacaataacgaagaacttcccgtactatttttgctacaataaggtgaacatttccgagcatattggagaaaaagtAATTTAGATTCGAGGTCGAATCAATAACTGGAAATTGTTTAGACAGCATTAATATCGGGTTTTATTGAGATTGGAAGGCCTGCTGTGAGTTactttttccaatatttttttagattgtATTGACAATCCTCCTACATCTGGCGCCCAACTCGAGGCCGTGCCGTGACGTCACAAGAGACATGGATGTATATACGACAGATAGTCAGATCCAGTTGTCAGGAGCTATAATGACGGCAGCGACTGTCAAGCGTTACGCCACAAGGAGGATGTGTGCCGCAAGAAGGAAGCAGCAGCACCGTGTAGCAACCCGAGGAACAGTGAAAGCTGAAGCGCTGCCACCAGCCACAGCCACTACCCCTACTGCTACGGAAACAAGAGCACCTTCACCGACGCAGCCCACCTTCGCGTACTATGGTTGTGGGATACCTGGTCCCACGCTGCCCACACACACTGAAGTTGTACCTGACACGATAACGGCTTATGTACGTTACGTAGGAACTAAGCCCTACCGGAGTGTCAGTCAAGCAAATACGGAAACCTATGCACAGTCTTACCGAAGACGGGGAGGGTTCCCCAAAAGACTACTCCTGAACCAGCAATCACGAGCGGACGTGGACGTCCGCCCAACGGCCTCAACGCAACAAAGACTTTCTGTCACCGCGCCGGGTCGTCTGCAGTTCCAGAGGGGGAGACTGTAACGCGAACTTTCCCAAATACATTAATACGCTATGTTTAGTTCGTATGATCtcttactagatggcgctagtagtcctcgatttcgacgtaaacattagcgatattttatctttcccgtagttttaaaaatcaaaaaaatgacaaattctgtttcattttgttaaataacaaaaaaaaaagtttaaataaatgtttttactgTCCGTACgcaggttaactttcctcgtattcgaaatgaaaagtagagtgtttaactcgggtgaaaggcaccaTTCTAGTCTTGGATTATTACCTCGTCAGAAATGGGTGTCTTTCATCCCTTGATGGTTAACAATCTATGTACTTATTCTTCTTTCTACAAGTATTTggtttgtaaatatgtatgtgaATCGATAACATAAATGTAAGGAATGCcgagtaggtatgtaagatTATGTACAAAGGAAAACCTTTTCAGCGAAACGTGTACAAAACTAATTTAATAAAACGCAGAACTCCCTACGGGCCAAAAAATTATGTTACATTACTAACATGTCCAACAACAAACTGTAACTCATTAACACCGAAACGTATAGTTATCTCTGTCGGGCGCATTCATAAATTTCATGTGGGCGGTGGGTGGAAGAGGGACGGCGAATAGGGCGGGAAAGCGTGACGTGCTCCGAATAAAGTATGGCTCGATGGAAGCAGATGGCGTGTCAGAACGAGTGCGAATGGCTCGTGCCGCGGTGATTTTCATTAAGTATTTTCGTGGGTGTGCAGTACTAGGTAATTTCAGTAcctgtaaatatataatattatacttagtgtaaatatatatgtattaacatttatataatctttagtagtagtagtagtaaactgtttattgtacaaaaatacatattaaaaataacaaaaaaaatagtaagaaGTCGAAATAGAGTCGACTCGAATAGAGTCgagagtagtagtagtagattTTTTGTGATGTCTGTAATATTCCCCTTTAAGGTCGTTTTATATCTACAGACATTGTGCGTGCCAGACACGTGCCGTGCAATACTATAGACAGTCCCGGCCCGAGCCCTtaatcagggtagagcgaaatcgggttttggcgcccttcgttgaagttttcaagcgtattttccacccTCCCCCCACCCCTCGCCGCACttgcgtcttttaaaactttttttcttatttgccattttggcgccccccttgctatccggcgcctagagcggccgctccactcgctctaccctagatccggccctgactATAGAGTTGTCTGTCGGCGGCTGCGCAGCCGTGTGCCTAACGATAGATTTGAATACGTTAACATTAGACACTGTATAGAAGAATCACCACATCT contains these protein-coding regions:
- the LOC134653135 gene encoding uncharacterized protein LOC134653135, producing the protein MSPDPETEASEDMLESIDELKERLSSMKRLMEERKAAGTGTKDLFQGHAASLQGTNMIDGNFLSFVFGGSLVVILSVSVYAFYNLYHAVLKKFPSTHTEL